From the Treponema sp. J25 genome, the window TTAGGGGGTAAATTAGGGCTATATTAAGTAATATGATGGAAAACAAGAGGAAAAATTCTTTACCCCCGAGGGGTAGAAAAACAGATAAACTACTATTTTTTTATCCGCAACGAAATAGCCACCACCGAATGGGGTGGTAAGGTCACTTTAAAAGTAAGATCACCCTTATTTTCCTGCCATGAAATAGATTCTTGGGATAGCGTCGAAGCATTTATAAGGGTTTGCACTTGTTCATCGGTGAGATACACGGGTTTCCCCATGGCTTCCCATGTTTTCCGAGGATTCCCATGGTTTTCATCGATCCGTTCTACAAGGATTTTTTCTATTTTTTGAACTCCTTTTATAGTGATAACAACTTTTTCTGATTCGATGGGAGAAAGGGGAATCTGATGATTTGTAAGAAGGATCATCAAACCTTCCTCGTTTTTTGTCGCCACCCAATCAACGGTGGAACTGGGACTCTGCACTTCCCCCCAAAGCCGGATTTTCCCAAGCCGAGAAAGGAACTGAAAGGCCCTATAGGAGGGCTTGGGGATCCCATGAATAGTCAACAGGCCAAAACCACCATGGAAGGGCAAAGAACTGAAACCACACTCTTCGAAGATATCGGAAAAAGTCCAGAAAGAATAACAGCCCAGGGGTAAATCCATTATGTCTATCAGGGTCTTTACAATAAAAGCCGCATTATAGGGAATGTCATGGTAGTAATCCCGAGGACTGGGCGAATTATTCCATTCGGTATAATACACCGTCAGGGGCGTCGCATCTTCCACTACCTTTTTGGCCCGCCAGGCCAGCTCTCCCCGTTGTGCTTTGGCCATGCGCTCTTCCATATTGGTCCCCAGACTAAAGGCCAAATCGGTAGGATAATGATGGGTGGAAATAAAATCGAGGGGCACATTTTTGGTTGCGCAAAAGGCTTTTAATTCAGGCACCCAGGCGTCAATGGCGGTAGCAGGCCCTCCCACCTTAAGTTGACTATCCACCTCTTTTATTGCCCGGGCCGCATATTCATAGAGCTTAAAATAGTCTTCCTGCGTACCGGTCCAGAACATATCCAGGTTTGGTTCGTTCCAGACCTCGAAAAACCAGGTCCGAACCTCTTCTTGTCCATAGCGTTCAACCAGATGTTGGGCCAGGGCCTTTATAAGGTGCCCCCATTCTTCATACGAACGGGGGGGAGTGATATTCCCTTTATAATGAAAGACCGTGGTAGAACCGGAAGCCAGGGCGCTTGGCATAAAACTCAGCTCTACAAAGGGCTTCATGCCTATGCTCAGCAAAAAATCAAAGATAGAATCGATGTTGAAAAACGAATATTCAAAGGTTCCCTCTTCGGTGCGGAGACAGACACTCATATCATCGTTTAAGAGTCCGTGGAAACGAACATAGGTAAAGCCCAGTTCTTCTCGGCACTTTTTTAACTGGGCCCGCCAATCTGCCCGGAGGGCCGTAGCCGCATGACAACTACCTACACAACTAAACCAAAACGGATGTAGTATCCCCTGTTTTTTATCAGCAAAGATAGTAAGATTCATGGATAGAGCCCTCCCTTAGGAAAATCTTTTCTTTTACGCTGCCGGGGAAGATCCCCGGCAATTTTTTAACTGTTTTTATATAGCTGGAGGAAATCTTTAGAGCCCCAGCATGAATTCCAAAATGCGATCGTGAAGTCCAGGAAGGTCCTCGTGACCAAAATCGGGGTAAAGGACCACCTGTTTTTTACTTTTTATCTTGTTATACGCCGCATACTGGGTAGAAGGCGGACAAATGGTGTCCATCAGACCTGTTCCCATAAGGACCTCTGCTTTAATACGCGGGGCAAGGTGCTGCACATCAATATACCCAAGGGAAGTAAATACGGCCTGTTCTTTTTCATGGCAGGGATCAAAACGCCGGAACCAGTCCCGCAGTTCCTGGTAGGCATCCTTCGCTAAATCCATCTGCCATACCCGCTGGTAATCCGTCAGGAAGGGATATACCGGCGCAGCCCGGGCGATCCGGGGTTCCAGGGCGGCGCAGGCAAGGGTTAAACCGCCTCCCTGGCTCCAGCCGGTGACCCCGATACGATCCGCATCCACCCATTCCAATGCCATGACCACCCGCACCAGCTGCACCGTATCAAGAAATTGGGACCGGTAATACAGTTTTTCAGGCCTTCCTTCCAGGGCATCGGTAAGCCCCCGCACAATATGGCCACTGAGTGTATTTCCGCGAACTCCCCCTACATCTTCTGATAAGCCCCCCTGGCCCCGACAATCGAGGGCCGCTACAGTAAAGCCCGCCGCTGCAAGCCCGAGGCGAGATTGCCAGTCCCCGCTGCTCCCTGAGTAACCATGGAACTGAACGATGGCGGGGCCCTTTTTGTTTGCCCCCTGCCGACGAAGCAGGGCGGTCCCCACCGGTTTTACCAGTTTAGCATACAGTCGGGCTCCGCCCACACCGGTAAACCAGAGGTCATAATATTCTGCAAAATCCGGTTCTGTTCCCAGGCCGTGGGGAGCTTTTAGAGAAGCGGGCTTAAGTTCGGGATTTGGGTTGGTAGCCGCAAGTTCCTGCAAGGCCCTGGTCCAGTAGTGATCAAAATCGGCCGGTTTTGGGTTTATACCCTGATACTTCTGCAGGGCTTCAAAGCTCATATCAAAGGTTAGTGGCATGATACATCCTCCTTAACCCCACCTTACCAGAGAAAGGGGGAATCAGTAAACAGAAAAGAAAACCGCCCTAAAAAAGCCCAGACCATTTATTTTCTCCCGGATAGGGACAGGAAGCGTCTTTCTTAAGCGCCCGAATATGCACAAAACAGCCACAATATCCACAGGTTTCAGAAGGAAGAAGCCCCTCGCAGGAGTTGCATACCCTAAGTCGCCCGGAATATGCCTTTTCGGAGCAGCATTCAGACGGCGACAATAGGGAACGGCTTTGTCTTACCAGGGCATCCCGCTCCTCTTTTGACATCCCCGTTTTTTCGCAGGATGGACAGAGGGGATCCCTCATTTCATTCGACCTCTACCTTCAGAAGCACCACCGAATGGGCGGGCAAAGAAACCGTCAGACTATTCCCGGAAAACCGTATATCCTTGTATTCAGTGGGAACCACCGCATTGGGTTGCTGGAAGGTGTTATGGGCCTGAAGAGATGGCGCCGTAAGGATGGTCCCCGTACAAAGCCGAAGCGGAGAGCTCTCCAGGGCGATCGTAAGCGGTACAGCCTCTTTTGCGTGGAGATTCGCCACCGTGATATGGATAGTCCCATCGTTCTGCTGGGAAGCGGAAACCGTGAGGGCCGGGACCTTCTCTCCATTCCATTCAAGTACCGGGCCTTCCACGTAACTATCAAGCAAGGTGGCTCCCTGGTGCACCTGATACATGTCGAACACATGATAGGTAGGCGTTTTTACGAGTTTTGCCCCTTCGGTAAGCAGTGGGGCCTGAAGGACGTTCACCAACTGGGCAATGTTGGCCATCTTTACCCGTCCTGCGTGGTTGTTAAAAATATTGAGATGAATTGCCGCAACCAGGGCATCCCGGAGCGTGTTTTGTTGATACAAGAAGCCCGGATTAGTTCCTGGTTCCACCTCATACCAGGTGCCCCATTCGTCTACAATAAGACCTACTTTCCCCTCTGGATCATACCGATCCATGATGGTACTGTGTCGCTGGACCAGTTGTTCCATGTAGAGGGCCTTTTGCATGGTTTCGTACCAGTCATCTTCAGAGAATTGGGTGGCCGAGTTCTTCTTAGCCCAACCTCCCGGTACGGTATAATAATGAAGGGAAAGGCCCTGCATAAAACGGCCCGCTTCCCGCATCAATACCTCTGTCCAGTGATAATCGTCTCCCGCCGGTCCACAGGCTATTTTGTAAATGGGGTTGGGCCCATACTGTCGAACGTAGGTTTGGTAACGTCGATAGAGGTCTGCATAGTATTCGGCGCGCATATTGCCACCACATCCCCAGTTTTCATTACCCACCCCAAAATAGGGAAGTCTCCAGGGCTTTTCTCGGCCATTTGAACGGCGCCAATTGGCCATCGGGGACTCCCCTTCAAAGGTGATATATTCTACCCATTCGGACATCTCCTGAACGGTGCCACTCCCCAGATTTCCACAAATATAGGGCTCACATTCCAGGAGTTCACAGAGTTCCAGAAACTCATGGGTACCAAAATGGTTATTCTCTACCACCCCACCCCAGTGGGTGTTTATCATCCGTTTTCGGTTTGCATAGGGTCCTATACCATCTTTCCAGTGGTATTCATCGGCAAAGCAGCCCCCCGGCCAGCGAAGTACCGGAATTTTAATTTTTTTAAGCGCCTCCAGCACATCCTTTCGATAACCCTGAATATTGGGGATAGCTGAATCTTCCCCAACCCACAACCCCTCGTAGATACAACGACCCAAATGCTCTGAGAAATGGCCATAGATTTCCCGGGCTATAGTAGGGCCTTTTTTGTGTGTAGATATAACAAGCTGAGCCATTTAAGGTACCCCTTTAACCATCAATAGCGTCGTACCGTCATACAGCGGCGCTAAATCATAAAAGTTATACACCCCTCTTCTTTAATTGTCAATCATACTTATCGTTCTATATCAATATAAATAATACAATATTCTTATGTGATTTAATAAAAAGGTGGCACAAAAAATTAGGGACCCTTTCCAGGCCCTTTTTTCTGAATTAAATTTTATTTCAGAGTATCCGAATATTCCTCTCGCCTTTCAAGCCCTTTTCATTATATCAAAATCTATGATATACTATGAAAATGGAACACAATGACCGATTTTTGATCCTGAACACCCGGGATGATCAGGAGATTATCGAAGCCCTGGGTTCGAGTATTCGTTTAAATATCTTGAATCTTCTTGTTCGGGAAACCCTTAACGTGAATGAAATCGCCCAGCGACTACAACTTCCCCAATCGACCGTGGCTACCAATATAGCGGTGTTGGAACGGGCTGGGCTCATCCATACCGAAGTTGTAAGCGCAAAAAAAGGAAATCAAAAACGGTGTTCCGCCGCCTTTGACGAAATTCTCATCCAACTCGTTCGAGATGAGCCCCCTGCAGAGGATACCATCGAAGTAGAAATGCCGATTGGCCTTTTTACCAATTTTCAGGTTTCAGCCCCCTGTGGGCTTTGTTCTACTACGGGAATTATCGGTTACCTGGATGTACCGGATTCATTCCTTAATCCTGACAGGATGAGTGCAGGTTTGCTCTGGTTCGAAACCGGTTTTGTAGAGTACCAGTTTCCCA encodes:
- a CDS encoding helix-turn-helix domain-containing protein translates to MEHNDRFLILNTRDDQEIIEALGSSIRLNILNLLVRETLNVNEIAQRLQLPQSTVATNIAVLERAGLIHTEVVSAKKGNQKRCSAAFDEILIQLVRDEPPAEDTIEVEMPIGLFTNFQVSAPCGLCSTTGIIGYLDVPDSFLNPDRMSAGLLWFETGFVEYQFPNNSLYTHKPLKALEVSAELSSETPGTNPNWLSDITLWINGIEVGTWTSPGDFGDRRGKFTPEWWKLEGSQYGLLKKWLVTDAGSFVDGVQVSSVTLPDLHLKEHHSIRVRLGVKEDAVHPGGINIFGRGFGNYNQAIILRLHF
- a CDS encoding beta-xylosidase codes for the protein MNLTIFADKKQGILHPFWFSCVGSCHAATALRADWRAQLKKCREELGFTYVRFHGLLNDDMSVCLRTEEGTFEYSFFNIDSIFDFLLSIGMKPFVELSFMPSALASGSTTVFHYKGNITPPRSYEEWGHLIKALAQHLVERYGQEEVRTWFFEVWNEPNLDMFWTGTQEDYFKLYEYAARAIKEVDSQLKVGGPATAIDAWVPELKAFCATKNVPLDFISTHHYPTDLAFSLGTNMEERMAKAQRGELAWRAKKVVEDATPLTVYYTEWNNSPSPRDYYHDIPYNAAFIVKTLIDIMDLPLGCYSFWTFSDIFEECGFSSLPFHGGFGLLTIHGIPKPSYRAFQFLSRLGKIRLWGEVQSPSSTVDWVATKNEEGLMILLTNHQIPLSPIESEKVVITIKGVQKIEKILVERIDENHGNPRKTWEAMGKPVYLTDEQVQTLINASTLSQESISWQENKGDLTFKVTLPPHSVVAISLRIKK
- a CDS encoding alpha/beta fold hydrolase; translation: MPLTFDMSFEALQKYQGINPKPADFDHYWTRALQELAATNPNPELKPASLKAPHGLGTEPDFAEYYDLWFTGVGGARLYAKLVKPVGTALLRRQGANKKGPAIVQFHGYSGSSGDWQSRLGLAAAGFTVAALDCRGQGGLSEDVGGVRGNTLSGHIVRGLTDALEGRPEKLYYRSQFLDTVQLVRVVMALEWVDADRIGVTGWSQGGGLTLACAALEPRIARAAPVYPFLTDYQRVWQMDLAKDAYQELRDWFRRFDPCHEKEQAVFTSLGYIDVQHLAPRIKAEVLMGTGLMDTICPPSTQYAAYNKIKSKKQVVLYPDFGHEDLPGLHDRILEFMLGL
- a CDS encoding alpha-N-arabinofuranosidase produces the protein MAQLVISTHKKGPTIAREIYGHFSEHLGRCIYEGLWVGEDSAIPNIQGYRKDVLEALKKIKIPVLRWPGGCFADEYHWKDGIGPYANRKRMINTHWGGVVENNHFGTHEFLELCELLECEPYICGNLGSGTVQEMSEWVEYITFEGESPMANWRRSNGREKPWRLPYFGVGNENWGCGGNMRAEYYADLYRRYQTYVRQYGPNPIYKIACGPAGDDYHWTEVLMREAGRFMQGLSLHYYTVPGGWAKKNSATQFSEDDWYETMQKALYMEQLVQRHSTIMDRYDPEGKVGLIVDEWGTWYEVEPGTNPGFLYQQNTLRDALVAAIHLNIFNNHAGRVKMANIAQLVNVLQAPLLTEGAKLVKTPTYHVFDMYQVHQGATLLDSYVEGPVLEWNGEKVPALTVSASQQNDGTIHITVANLHAKEAVPLTIALESSPLRLCTGTILTAPSLQAHNTFQQPNAVVPTEYKDIRFSGNSLTVSLPAHSVVLLKVEVE